One part of the Mya arenaria isolate MELC-2E11 chromosome 3, ASM2691426v1 genome encodes these proteins:
- the LOC128229383 gene encoding acetylcholine receptor subunit beta-type unc-29-like → MKMSVLCAILVPLLAMVGLTHQMDADIQTMKQLYKNTLDGYDTRIRPINNQSAAVFINTKFTPQSLLEFDTSEQKFSMLGYFKINWVDEVVRWDPTTFGETKEIKVPINEMWKPSLIILKAYDGHGVVGTSTDLAKVLHNGFVHWEPEGIYSVVCNVDIQYYPFDEQVCVITYYVSDETIRTVVLDHYLNVDMSEYSENSAWTIASTRRSRYLMYNTYHIDIEFRLQRRANFTTFTLIMPLLMLAFLNICIFLVPIGSGEKGSFSITIFLSYGIFVTIISDTLPHNSLQVSFFVLFIVILLILSVISVFYTIIQAKIVAAVGDKECPWTIFKPGRRAKGPDEVERIKDNKEKEAFETLPEQEEEEEVYTWSMFLEKLDIVLFVLFFIVIITTTAVFFWMLLRHASRDNPEPEDPSPTLAYPTTTTATM, encoded by the exons ATGAAGATGTCAGTTTTGTGCGCAATACTGGTACCACTTCTAGCTATGGTGGGCTTAACTCATCAGATGGACGCGGACATACAGACGATGAAACAGCTGTACAAAAACACCCTTGACGGCTACGACACGAGAATCCGACCCATTAACAACCAGTCCGCGGCGGTTTTCATCAACACCAAGTTCACTCCTCAGAGCCTGCTGGAGTTTGACACCTCGGAACAGAAGTTTTCGATGCTGGGCTACTTCAAGATAAACTGGGTAGATGAAGTTGTGCGCTGGGATCCAACCACCTTCGGGGAAACCAAGGAAATCAAGGTGCCCATTAATGAGATGTGGAAGCCCAGCCTCATCATCCTCAAG GCGTACGACGGTCATGGAGTGGTGGGGACCAGCACGGATCTGGCCAAGGTCCTGCACAACGGCTTCGTCCACTGGGAACCGGAGGGCATCTACAG CGTCGTGTGCAACGTGGACATTCAGTACTACCCATTCGACGAACAGGTATGCGTCATAACATACTACGTTTCTGACGAGACAATCAGGACGGTGGTGCTTGATCACTACCTGAACGTGGACATGAGCGAATATTCGGAGAACTCCGCCTGGACCATCGCTAGCACTAGGAGGAGCAGGTACCTAATGTACAACACGTACCACATCGACATCGAGTTCCGGCTTCAGCGACGCGCCAACTTTACAACGTTTACTCTTATCATGCCCCTTCTCATGTTGGCCTTCCTCAACATCTGCATTTTCCTGGTGCCGATCGGATCTGGAGAGAAAGGGTCCTTCTCGATCACGATTTTCCTGTCGTACGGTATCTTCGTGACCATCATCAGCGACACGTTGCCCCACAACTCGCTCCAGGTATCGTTCTTTGTCCTGTTTATCGTCATCCTTCTCATCCTCAGTGTCATTTCCGTCTTCTACACCATCATCCAGGCGAAAATCGTAGCGGCCGTCGGGGACAAAGAATGCCCTTGGACAATCTTCAAACCAGGCCGGCGGGCAAAAGGACCGGATGAGGTTGAACGGATAAAGGACAACAAGGAGAAGGAAGCCTTTGAGACGTTGCCAGAacaagaggaggaggaggaggtgTACACGTGGTCAATGTTCCTGGAGAAGCTTGACATCGTATTGTTTGTCCTCTTCTTCATCGTGATTATCACCACCACGGCCGTCTTCTTCTGGATGCTGCTTCGCCATGCCTCTCGCGATAATCCCGAGCCCGAGGACCCGTCTCCGACCCTCGCATACCCGACAACCACCACAGCTACAATGTAA
- the LOC128226254 gene encoding acetylcholine receptor subunit alpha-like gives MFRVIHCFLFLLSTGQCLAGADIQTMKSLFNDTLYDYDTRIRPIDDQTDAVYVNTRFTPQSLLEFDTSEQKFSMLGYFNIHWTDEVMRWAPGSYGGADSIKVPVDQVWTPGLIINKAYDGHGVIGGDADLVKIENTGAVQWIPEGIYSVVCDVDIQYYPFDEQVCTLTYYVSDETIRTVVLDHYLNVDMSEYSENSAWTIASVTKSRYLLYNTYFIDIEFRLQRRANFTTFTLIMPLLMLAFLNICIFLVPIGSGEKGSFSITIFLSYGIFVTIISDTLPHNSLQVSFFVLFIVILLILSVISVFYTIIQAKLVSSIGDKECPWTCLKSKKKKVNTNDDDVENFESDKEKEFLGEQNEKSEKSGFYDDNADDELYTWSMFLEKLDTYIFALFFVLIVVTTAVFFSMLLSHATGATDSQSSPPPTTATP, from the exons ATGTTCCGCGTTATACATTGCTTTCTGTTCCTGCTGAGCACTGGGCAATGTTTAGCCGGCGCGGACATTCAAACCATGAAATCTCTGTTCAACGACACGCTGTACGATTACGACACACGCATCCGACCCATCGACGACCAGACGGACGCTGTCTACGTGAACACCAGGTTCACGCCTCAGAGCCTGCTTGAGTTTGACACATCGGAGCAGAAATTCTCGATGCTGGGCTACTTCAATATTCACTGGACGGATGAGGTGATGCGCTGGGCCCCCGGTAGCTATGGAGGGGCAGACTCCATCAAGGTACCCGTGGATCAGGTCTGGACGCCCGGGCTCATCATTAACAAG GCGTACGATGGTCATGGCGTGATCGGGGGCGATGCGGACCTTGTGAAGATCGAAAACACAGGAGCTGTACAATGGATTCCGGAGGGAATCTACAG CGTGGTGTGTGATGTGGACATCCAGTACTACCCCTTTGACGAGCAAGTGTGCACGCTTACCTACTACGTTTCGGACGAGACCATCAGGACGGTGGTGCTTGATCACTACCTGAACGTGGACATGAGCGAATATTCGGAGAACTCCGCATGGACCATCGCAAGTGTCACCAAGAGTCGCTACCTCCTCTACAACACCTACTTCATCGACATCGAGTTCCGGCTTCAGCGACGCGCCAACTTTACCACATTTACCCTTATCATGCCCCTTCTCATGTTGGCCTTCCTCAACATCTGCATTTTCCTGGTGCCGATAGGGTCTGGAGAGAAAGGGTCTTTCTCAATCACGATTTTCCTGTCGTACGGTATCTTCGTGACCATCATCAGCGACACGTTGCCTCACAACTCGCTCCAGGTCTCGTTCTTTGTCCTGTTTATCGTCATCCTTCTCATCCTCAGTGTCATTTCCGTCTTCTACACCATCATCCAGGCGAAGCTTGTATCCTCTATCGGAGATAAGGAATGTCCATGGACCTGCCTCAAATcaaagaagaagaaggtgaacACAAATGATGACGACGTGGAGAATTTCGAATCTGACAAGGAGAAGGAGTTTCTCGGCGAACAGAATGAGAAAAGCGAAAAGTCCGGCTTCTACGATGACAACGCGGACGACGAGCTATACACGTGGAGCATGTTCCTAGAGAAGCTTGATACCTACATCTTCGCTTTGTTCTTTGTTCTGATCGTGGTAACCACCGCCGTGTTTTTCTCCATGCTTCTCTCACACGCTACTGGAGCGACGGACTCTCAGTCCAGTCCTCCTCCGACCACGGCCACACCCTAG